Proteins found in one Fibrobacter sp. genomic segment:
- a CDS encoding flavodoxin family protein has protein sequence MKKVLVISSSLRKGSNSDILAKEFAKGAKDAGNEVEYISLQGKNIAFCRGCLACQKKGKCVIKDDANEITEKMKNAEVIAFATPIYYYEMCGQLKTMLDRANSLYASEYKFREIYLLATAAENEKTTPKNAINGIKGWIACFDNVKLKGTVFASAFEPKETASNKIALAEAYKKGSKV, from the coding sequence ATGAAAAAAGTTCTCGTTATTTCTTCCAGCCTCCGTAAGGGAAGCAACTCCGACATTCTTGCAAAAGAGTTCGCCAAGGGCGCAAAGGACGCCGGTAACGAAGTGGAATACATTTCCCTGCAGGGCAAGAATATCGCATTCTGTCGCGGTTGCCTCGCCTGCCAAAAGAAGGGCAAGTGCGTCATCAAGGACGACGCCAACGAAATCACCGAAAAGATGAAGAACGCAGAAGTCATCGCCTTTGCAACGCCCATCTATTACTACGAAATGTGCGGTCAGCTAAAAACCATGCTGGACCGTGCCAATTCCCTTTACGCAAGCGAATACAAGTTCCGCGAAATCTACCTGCTGGCCACCGCCGCAGAAAATGAAAAGACCACCCCGAAGAACGCCATAAACGGAATCAAGGGCTGGATAGCCTGTTTCGACAACGTCAAGCTGAAGGGAACTGTTTTCGCCAGCGCCTTCGAGCCCAAGGAAACCGCAAGCAACAAGATCGCTCTCGCCGAAGCCTACAAGAAGGGAAGCAAGGTATAA
- a CDS encoding maltose O-acetyltransferase produces the protein MSIEEFREYMASGKPVIAGSDVHQQMHRYSQEALRITAEINSRYHEPEELRKLLSDLWGIAVPESTGMFPPFNTDCGKNTFIGENVFINSGCKFQDQGGIRIGNGVLFGHNVTLCTINHNQDPEHRGDMVFKPIHIEDNVWIGAGAIILPGVTIGYGAIVAAAAVVTKNVEPKTVVAGVPAKKIKDIKV, from the coding sequence ATGTCTATAGAAGAATTTCGTGAATACATGGCTTCAGGAAAACCCGTCATCGCAGGGTCCGATGTACACCAGCAAATGCACAGATACTCCCAGGAAGCCCTTCGCATCACAGCGGAAATCAACAGTAGGTATCACGAGCCAGAAGAACTACGCAAGCTTCTTTCGGACCTTTGGGGAATCGCTGTTCCCGAAAGCACAGGAATGTTCCCGCCGTTCAACACCGATTGCGGCAAGAACACCTTTATTGGAGAAAACGTATTTATCAATTCTGGTTGCAAGTTCCAGGATCAGGGCGGCATCCGTATTGGTAACGGAGTACTATTCGGGCACAACGTGACTCTTTGCACAATCAACCACAACCAAGATCCAGAGCATCGCGGCGATATGGTCTTTAAACCGATTCACATCGAGGACAACGTCTGGATTGGTGCTGGAGCCATTATTCTGCCAGGAGTTACAATCGGTTATGGAGCCATTGTGGCAGCCGCCGCCGTAGTAACAAAAAATGTGGAACCCAAAACAGTTGTGGCTGGCGTTCCGGCAAAGAAAATCAAGGACATCAAAGTTTAA
- the larB gene encoding nickel pincer cofactor biosynthesis protein LarB has product MKNSLANERYEDIGFAKLDISREKRTGTAEAIYCSGKTKEQLLKILQTFKENGCSVLGTKCSAEQYEFVRAKMPQACYNETAKIISIKAVKGDHSNASKKSAKLRGTVAVCCAGTADLPIAEEAAMTAEFFGAKVSRHYDVGIAGLHRLLSKIDEIRKADVVIAVAGMEGALAGVIAGLVKAPVIAVPTSVGYGASFQGVAPLLTMLNTCAEGVTVVNIDNGFGAAVSACRMLRIK; this is encoded by the coding sequence ATGAAGAACTCTCTTGCAAATGAACGTTATGAAGACATTGGCTTTGCCAAGCTGGATATCAGCCGTGAAAAACGTACTGGTACAGCCGAGGCAATCTACTGCTCCGGAAAAACAAAGGAACAGCTTCTGAAAATTCTCCAGACCTTCAAGGAGAATGGATGTTCCGTTCTCGGAACCAAGTGTAGCGCCGAACAGTACGAGTTTGTAAGAGCGAAAATGCCCCAAGCTTGCTATAACGAAACTGCAAAAATCATCTCCATAAAAGCGGTCAAGGGCGATCATTCCAACGCTTCAAAGAAATCAGCAAAACTGCGCGGAACAGTCGCGGTCTGCTGTGCAGGAACCGCTGATTTGCCCATCGCTGAAGAAGCTGCCATGACCGCTGAATTTTTTGGAGCCAAGGTTTCGCGACATTATGATGTTGGCATTGCCGGCCTCCATCGTTTGCTTTCCAAAATTGATGAAATTCGCAAGGCGGATGTGGTTATCGCTGTGGCTGGTATGGAAGGGGCGCTGGCTGGTGTCATTGCTGGGCTCGTAAAAGCACCCGTGATTGCAGTGCCGACATCCGTTGGCTACGGCGCCTCGTTTCAAGGTGTCGCACCACTTCTAACAATGCTGAATACCTGCGCCGAGGGCGTTACCGTGGTGAACATCGACAACGGTTTTGGCGCTGCCGTAAGCGCTTGCCGTATGCTGAGGATTAAGTAA
- a CDS encoding flavodoxin family protein gives MKVLLINGSPRKNGNTFTALNEAAEQLKKNGIDSEIVWIGNKAVRGCIACNVCKTKGNCRCAFDEDICNEVIAKMETSDALIVGSPVYWGQPNGSVLSLIQRMAYAAGAYFQGKPAAAVCVCRRGGASAAFQTLQMPFQMLNMPIVTSQYWNIAYGRNEAESAQDTEGMQTMRTLANNMAFMLKKFATGTAEVEAKEPWQPMNFVR, from the coding sequence ATGAAAGTTTTATTGATTAACGGAAGCCCCCGCAAGAATGGCAACACTTTTACCGCATTGAACGAAGCTGCAGAACAGCTGAAGAAGAACGGCATCGATAGCGAAATCGTGTGGATCGGCAACAAGGCCGTTCGTGGCTGCATTGCCTGTAACGTTTGCAAGACCAAGGGCAATTGCCGCTGCGCCTTTGACGAAGACATCTGTAACGAAGTCATCGCCAAGATGGAAACCAGCGACGCATTGATTGTTGGTTCTCCGGTTTACTGGGGCCAGCCCAACGGTTCCGTACTTTCCTTGATCCAGCGCATGGCTTACGCTGCCGGCGCATATTTCCAGGGCAAGCCCGCTGCCGCTGTTTGCGTGTGCCGTCGCGGTGGTGCGTCTGCTGCATTCCAAACTTTGCAAATGCCTTTCCAGATGCTGAACATGCCTATCGTTACTTCCCAGTATTGGAACATCGCCTACGGCCGCAATGAAGCGGAATCCGCCCAAGATACAGAAGGCATGCAGACCATGCGTACCTTGGCAAACAACATGGCTTTTATGCTGAAAAAGTTCGCCACCGGCACCGCAGAGGTTGAAGCCAAGGAACCCTGGCAGCCCATGAACTTTGTGCGATAA
- a CDS encoding LysR family transcriptional regulator, translating to MELRHLRYFLAVAHEQNFTAAANLMCVSQPALSKQIKDLEEEIGKSLFVRSSKNVLLTEAGMFLRQRAEEILDLSNRTLMELKADEEEVIGEINVVCGEIEAVSFIAGAIKKMNRQYPRVKFNMTTGDEETVRYQLDKGVADFGMFVDLTVLPGYESVSVPIVSPWGVMTWKGNSLAKKKFATPRDLLHIPLFISRQMLNNNTLTTWLGYSADKLNIVGTNDMLYNASKLAEAEVASIVTIDGIVNTRGTKLCFVPFKPFFPIKVSVAWKKKQALSKACEKFLEIIKE from the coding sequence ATGGAACTTCGTCATTTACGATATTTTTTAGCAGTTGCCCATGAGCAGAATTTTACGGCGGCGGCAAACTTGATGTGTGTTTCCCAGCCGGCTCTTTCAAAGCAGATCAAGGATCTAGAAGAAGAAATAGGGAAGTCCCTCTTTGTGCGCAGCTCCAAGAACGTTCTTCTTACGGAGGCAGGGATGTTCCTTAGACAGCGCGCCGAGGAAATTCTGGATTTGTCGAATAGAACCTTGATGGAGCTGAAGGCGGATGAAGAGGAAGTCATCGGAGAAATTAATGTGGTCTGTGGCGAAATTGAGGCGGTCTCCTTTATTGCGGGCGCCATCAAGAAAATGAATCGGCAGTACCCTCGAGTAAAGTTTAACATGACCACCGGTGACGAAGAGACCGTCCGTTATCAGCTGGATAAGGGCGTTGCCGATTTCGGCATGTTCGTTGACTTGACGGTTCTCCCTGGATATGAAAGCGTTTCTGTTCCCATCGTTTCGCCTTGGGGGGTTATGACCTGGAAAGGAAATTCCCTTGCAAAAAAGAAATTTGCAACACCTAGGGACTTGCTCCATATTCCGCTGTTTATTTCTAGGCAGATGTTGAACAACAATACCTTGACAACTTGGCTGGGTTACAGTGCCGACAAGCTGAATATTGTCGGCACCAACGATATGCTTTACAATGCGTCAAAGCTTGCCGAAGCGGAGGTGGCGAGTATTGTGACCATTGATGGCATTGTGAATACCAGGGGGACGAAGCTTTGCTTTGTTCCCTTCAAGCCGTTTTTTCCCATCAAGGTTTCCGTTGCCTGGAAAAAGAAACAGGCCTTGAGCAAGGCCTGCGAAAAATTCCTGGAGATTATAAAGGAATAA
- the tatC gene encoding twin-arginine translocase subunit TatC, with protein MISKDSQEQTLVSHLEALRTALIHCFVALGIGIIPMFLLSSYVLDWFSAELVAQSGATLHYFSPMEVFLLQLKIAALMDCVICSPYIAWNLWKFVLPGLYENERKFVRSIVWMTSGLFVSGVVFCLGICFPLVVRFGMSFESANLQPIFGVENIVTLALWLSLAFGCMFQFPLVTYALIRSGVVYYETVCHARPYVVVGILVLAALLTPPDIISQLILGAPTYLLFEAGLFAARKYKGEQFKEYNEENAPNRVEPKTQESRSTQDSATQKSANQDSQDDVDFTKASSPYQVGTERNADKWKPN; from the coding sequence ATGATCAGTAAAGATTCTCAGGAACAGACGTTGGTCTCTCATTTGGAGGCCTTGCGTACGGCGCTGATTCACTGTTTTGTGGCGCTAGGCATCGGGATTATCCCGATGTTTTTGTTGTCGTCCTATGTTCTTGACTGGTTCAGCGCAGAACTTGTGGCCCAGAGTGGTGCCACCCTCCATTACTTTTCCCCAATGGAAGTGTTCCTGCTGCAACTAAAAATCGCGGCACTTATGGATTGCGTCATCTGTTCTCCGTACATTGCCTGGAACTTGTGGAAGTTCGTGCTGCCGGGCCTTTACGAAAACGAACGGAAGTTTGTTCGTTCTATCGTGTGGATGACCAGCGGGCTTTTTGTTTCGGGCGTGGTGTTCTGCCTGGGAATTTGCTTTCCGCTGGTGGTGCGCTTCGGTATGAGTTTTGAAAGTGCGAACCTGCAGCCGATTTTCGGTGTAGAAAATATCGTTACCCTGGCGCTGTGGCTGTCTCTCGCCTTTGGATGCATGTTCCAGTTCCCGCTGGTGACTTACGCCTTGATTCGTTCCGGCGTTGTTTATTACGAAACCGTCTGTCACGCCCGCCCTTATGTGGTGGTGGGCATTCTTGTGTTGGCCGCATTGCTGACTCCTCCGGATATTATTAGCCAGCTGATTCTGGGCGCTCCCACTTACTTGCTTTTCGAAGCCGGCCTGTTTGCCGCACGAAAGTATAAAGGCGAACAGTTCAAGGAATACAACGAAGAAAATGCTCCGAACAGGGTGGAACCGAAAACTCAGGAATCGCGCAGCACCCAAGATTCCGCGACGCAGAAATCTGCAAATCAAGATTCCCAGGATGATGTGGACTTTACAAAGGCTTCTTCTCCGTATCAAGTTGGAACAGAGCGGAATGCAGACAAGTGGAAACCTAATTAA
- a CDS encoding twin-arginine translocase TatA/TatE family subunit — MSLGIPEIILIVVVVLLLFGGKRIPELARSLGRAQHEYKKAKDALKEEAEDLQKTVEKVGEAEAKKEQG; from the coding sequence ATGTCTCTTGGAATTCCAGAAATCATCCTGATTGTTGTTGTGGTTTTGCTGCTGTTCGGTGGCAAGCGCATTCCTGAACTGGCCCGCTCTCTTGGCCGTGCCCAGCACGAATACAAGAAGGCAAAGGACGCCCTGAAGGAAGAAGCTGAAGATTTGCAAAAGACCGTTGAAAAGGTCGGCGAAGCAGAAGCCAAGAAGGAACAGGGCTAA
- the larC gene encoding nickel pincer cofactor biosynthesis protein LarC, whose translation MKYLYLDGSCGISGDMTVAALLDLGASREKLEAAINSMHLDGMHCHFGRGNSYSIAGATFDVHVHTHHGEESADHVHAHEEGYVEHHHEHHHSHEHRHLKECYDILDHVAGHGTLSQNALAIAKKIFLIIAEAEAKAHGVAVEDVHFHEVGAIDSIVDIMAVAILVDDLQETQGVSQVVVTGLNEGTGFVQTQHGMLPIPVPAVASIAEAAGIALHITETKGEMVTPTGIGVVAALRTCEKLPANYKILKSGIGLGKRDFGRANFLRAQIIEDVSSTGNSPNDLNVTILECSIDDASPEELGLAMDKIMETGARDVHFIPCYMKKNRPGILLRAIVDGEKMGQVETAIFKNTTTIGLRRIPVVRNCMSRSFLDVETPFGVVTVKKCELGDIVKFKPEFESVKEVAEKAGVSFREIFDAARSKAR comes from the coding sequence ATGAAATATCTTTATCTGGACGGATCTTGTGGAATCAGTGGCGACATGACTGTTGCCGCCTTGCTGGATTTGGGCGCATCCCGTGAAAAGCTGGAGGCTGCCATCAACAGCATGCACCTGGATGGAATGCATTGCCACTTCGGTCGTGGAAATTCCTACAGTATCGCTGGAGCAACTTTTGATGTCCATGTGCATACCCATCATGGCGAAGAAAGCGCAGACCACGTGCATGCTCACGAAGAAGGTTACGTAGAACACCACCACGAGCATCACCACTCTCACGAGCATCGTCATCTAAAGGAATGTTACGACATCCTGGACCATGTAGCAGGTCATGGAACTCTTTCCCAGAATGCACTCGCCATTGCCAAGAAAATTTTTCTGATTATCGCCGAAGCAGAAGCAAAGGCCCACGGCGTCGCTGTAGAGGATGTTCACTTTCATGAAGTGGGCGCCATCGACTCCATCGTAGATATTATGGCGGTGGCCATCTTGGTAGATGACTTGCAGGAAACTCAAGGTGTTTCTCAAGTTGTGGTGACTGGCCTTAATGAAGGTACGGGTTTTGTACAAACCCAGCACGGTATGCTTCCGATTCCTGTTCCCGCAGTGGCAAGCATTGCAGAAGCTGCAGGCATTGCACTTCACATTACCGAAACCAAGGGCGAAATGGTGACTCCTACGGGTATTGGCGTCGTTGCCGCTCTCCGCACCTGCGAAAAACTTCCGGCCAACTACAAAATTTTAAAGTCTGGCATTGGTCTTGGCAAACGCGACTTTGGCCGCGCCAATTTCCTTCGCGCCCAGATTATTGAAGATGTTAGTTCCACGGGCAATTCCCCAAACGACTTGAACGTCACCATTCTGGAATGCAGCATCGATGACGCAAGCCCCGAGGAACTTGGCCTTGCCATGGATAAGATCATGGAAACTGGCGCCCGCGACGTTCATTTTATCCCGTGCTACATGAAAAAGAATCGCCCCGGTATTTTGCTTCGCGCCATTGTAGATGGCGAAAAAATGGGGCAGGTTGAAACCGCTATTTTCAAGAATACAACAACCATCGGACTTCGTAGAATTCCCGTAGTTCGCAACTGCATGAGCCGCAGTTTCCTGGATGTTGAAACGCCCTTTGGAGTGGTAACTGTCAAGAAATGCGAACTTGGCGATATCGTGAAGTTTAAACCTGAGTTTGAAAGCGTCAAGGAAGTTGCTGAAAAGGCGGGAGTCTCCTTCCGTGAAATTTTTGACGCCGCAAGATCAAAAGCTCGTTAA
- a CDS encoding aldo/keto reductase, whose protein sequence is MNMKNLLSSFLVASATFLLGCSSESVAAKNVESEPQVSGGEAVPSANTIKLNSGYSMPVLGLGTWTMSDSFASDAVYEAIKMGYRLFDTAEYYGNEKGVGEGVRRAIKDGLVKREDVFVTTKVMPGYYRNPEKAIDESNETLGLDYIDLMLVHQSGPNDDGVYKALEKGVAAGKIRSIGISNYYTAEEFERVTAGAKIKPAVVQNENHPLYQNTEFQKYVAKYGTVVESYYPLGGRGNTQKTLGNSTLKEIAKAHGKTAAQVDLRWHIQAGYIAIPGIDSLKYLEENFNIFDIELSAEEMKKIGGMDTGRRFENW, encoded by the coding sequence ATGAATATGAAAAACCTCCTTTCAAGTTTTCTTGTGGCGTCGGCGACGTTTTTGCTGGGTTGCTCCAGCGAAAGTGTTGCAGCAAAAAATGTGGAAAGTGAACCCCAGGTCAGTGGAGGTGAGGCTGTGCCAAGTGCGAATACAATCAAGTTGAATAGCGGCTACTCCATGCCGGTTCTTGGTCTTGGAACCTGGACTATGAGCGATTCTTTTGCATCGGATGCTGTTTATGAAGCAATCAAGATGGGCTATCGCCTTTTTGATACGGCGGAGTATTACGGCAACGAAAAGGGCGTAGGTGAAGGCGTTCGCCGCGCCATCAAGGATGGCCTTGTGAAACGTGAAGATGTTTTCGTGACTACCAAGGTGATGCCAGGCTATTACCGTAATCCGGAAAAGGCTATTGACGAGTCCAATGAAACATTGGGATTGGATTATATTGACTTGATGCTTGTTCATCAATCGGGACCTAATGACGACGGCGTCTACAAGGCTCTAGAAAAAGGCGTTGCTGCGGGGAAGATTCGCTCCATCGGAATTTCCAATTATTATACCGCAGAGGAATTTGAGCGTGTGACCGCAGGTGCAAAAATAAAGCCTGCAGTTGTGCAGAATGAAAATCATCCGCTGTACCAGAATACGGAATTCCAGAAATATGTGGCCAAGTACGGCACTGTTGTGGAATCCTACTATCCACTCGGCGGTCGCGGAAATACCCAGAAAACTCTTGGCAATTCTACGCTGAAAGAAATTGCGAAAGCTCACGGAAAAACAGCAGCTCAGGTGGATTTACGCTGGCATATTCAGGCCGGCTACATCGCCATTCCGGGAATTGATTCGCTCAAATACTTGGAAGAAAATTTCAACATCTTCGACATTGAATTATCTGCCGAAGAAATGAAAAAGATTGGCGGAATGGATACGGGACGCCGTTTTGAAAACTGGTAA
- a CDS encoding amidohydrolase family protein, whose product MKGVDIAKNLEAFYYDLAGAATPETIRELLTITTPEHLLYGTDYPYVAEPVLIKNLSILKKNLQEIVSQNVEQVLYKNAQNLFEK is encoded by the coding sequence TTGAAAGGCGTCGACATCGCAAAGAATTTGGAAGCTTTCTACTACGACTTGGCTGGGGCCGCAACTCCAGAAACTATTCGTGAACTTTTGACAATTACCACTCCCGAACATCTGCTTTATGGAACGGATTATCCCTACGTCGCTGAACCTGTTCTGATAAAGAACTTGTCTATTCTAAAGAAAAATCTGCAAGAAATTGTTTCTCAAAATGTAGAACAGGTCCTGTACAAAAATGCACAGAACCTGTTTGAGAAGTAA
- a CDS encoding sugar O-acetyltransferase produces MTELEKMLAGKIYDPADETLAKLRSKAHGLCLKYNQLLETDSSRQNILDELLPHRGENVYLQGPIQFDYGCNTFIGKNSYANFNFTCLDCCPVTIGENVFFGPNVSLLTPIHPLRYQDRNPYRREDGVNTDREYAKPIIIKDNCWIAGNVTICGGVTIGAGSVIGAGSVVTRDIPENVLAAGVPCKVIREITEEDRLENHPELF; encoded by the coding sequence ATGACTGAGCTGGAAAAAATGTTGGCAGGGAAAATTTATGATCCCGCGGATGAAACCTTGGCAAAGCTAAGGTCGAAGGCTCATGGATTATGCCTGAAATATAATCAGCTGCTTGAAACGGATTCCTCTCGCCAGAACATTCTTGATGAACTTTTGCCTCATAGGGGAGAAAACGTATATCTGCAAGGGCCCATTCAGTTTGACTATGGATGTAATACCTTTATAGGCAAGAATTCCTATGCCAATTTCAATTTTACATGTCTTGATTGTTGCCCTGTAACTATTGGTGAAAATGTTTTCTTTGGTCCTAATGTATCTCTGTTGACACCTATACATCCTTTAAGATATCAGGATCGAAATCCTTATCGCAGGGAAGATGGCGTTAACACGGATCGCGAGTACGCAAAACCGATCATCATTAAGGATAATTGCTGGATTGCGGGAAACGTTACCATATGTGGTGGCGTTACTATTGGAGCGGGCTCCGTGATAGGTGCAGGAAGTGTCGTAACCAGGGATATTCCTGAAAATGTATTGGCAGCAGGTGTTCCCTGCAAGGTGATTCGCGAAATTACGGAAGAGGATCGCCTGGAAAATCATCCGGAATTATTTTGA
- a CDS encoding alpha/beta hydrolase, producing the protein MNITTKIAAGIGIALGTALFTACCDKNDASQASAKTNYSANETTMAQNEKLELTQEWDKVFKKSEKVDHKKVTFANNFGITLAADMYIPKDASLAANGKFPAIAVSGPFGAVKEQSSGLYAQTMAEKGFLSIAFDPSFTGESSGMPRRVASPDINTEDFMAAVDFLGAQENVDAERIGIIGICGWGGIALNAAAADTRIKATVASTMYDMTRVGGNGYFDSADNEEARYEGRKALAAQRVKDRAAGSYLRAGGVVDPLPDDAPYFVKDYFAYYKTPRGYHKRSGNSNDGWNATGTQAYANARFLRYTNEIRSAVLVMHGDKAHSFYFGKDAYKYMVEGNPAAGIKANPNPSNKELLVIPGASHVDLYDNMEKIPFAKLDEFFKTNLK; encoded by the coding sequence ATGAACATTACTACAAAAATTGCCGCAGGAATTGGCATCGCCCTGGGCACTGCATTATTCACCGCTTGCTGCGACAAGAACGATGCAAGCCAGGCTTCCGCAAAAACAAACTACTCCGCAAACGAGACCACTATGGCACAGAATGAAAAATTGGAACTGACTCAAGAATGGGACAAGGTTTTCAAAAAGAGTGAAAAGGTGGATCACAAGAAGGTGACCTTCGCCAACAATTTCGGCATCACCTTGGCTGCCGATATGTACATCCCGAAGGATGCAAGCCTTGCTGCAAACGGCAAGTTCCCGGCCATCGCTGTTTCAGGCCCCTTCGGCGCCGTGAAGGAACAGTCCAGTGGTCTTTACGCACAGACCATGGCTGAAAAGGGCTTCTTGTCCATCGCATTTGACCCAAGCTTTACTGGTGAAAGCAGCGGCATGCCCCGCCGTGTAGCTTCTCCGGATATCAACACCGAAGACTTTATGGCTGCTGTAGACTTCCTCGGCGCCCAGGAAAATGTGGATGCTGAACGCATCGGCATTATCGGTATTTGCGGTTGGGGTGGCATCGCCTTGAACGCTGCTGCCGCCGATACACGCATCAAGGCAACTGTGGCAAGCACCATGTATGACATGACCCGCGTGGGTGGCAACGGTTACTTCGATTCTGCTGACAATGAAGAAGCCCGTTACGAAGGCCGCAAGGCTCTCGCAGCCCAGCGCGTAAAGGATCGCGCCGCAGGTTCCTACCTGCGTGCCGGTGGCGTTGTGGACCCGCTTCCGGATGACGCTCCCTATTTTGTGAAGGATTATTTCGCTTACTACAAGACTCCCCGCGGTTACCACAAACGCTCTGGCAATTCCAACGACGGATGGAACGCTACAGGCACCCAGGCTTATGCTAACGCCCGCTTCCTCCGTTACACCAACGAAATTCGTTCCGCTGTTCTCGTAATGCACGGTGACAAGGCTCATTCCTTCTACTTCGGCAAGGATGCTTACAAGTACATGGTTGAAGGCAATCCTGCTGCAGGCATCAAGGCAAATCCAAATCCTTCCAACAAGGAACTTCTGGTGATTCCTGGAGCATCTCATGTGGATCTTTACGACAACATGGAAAAGATTCCCTTTGCAAAACTTGACGAATTCTTCAAGACCAACCTGAAGTAA
- a CDS encoding DUF362 domain-containing protein, with the protein MDRRDFLKVSAGAVAVAGLASAANAANAAPAKNSKEDKVSTVYFTKDLSAAGVLKLYEKVKQNISGKVAIKLHTGEPNGPNIIPREWDEALQKAIPNSTIVETNTLYQGGRYTTADHRKALEVNGFTKFTVVDIMDEDGETPIPVKDGYWLKELHVGKHMLNYDSMVVFTHFKGHAMGGFGGSMKNIAIGCAGGQIGKREVHMNTSDVNASADWIMGAKFMELMGDSAKATCDHFKGKMCFINVLRRMSVDCDCAGTSAAEPTCRDIGILASTDILAVDQASIDMVYKLPPKELKDLKERIESREGLHQLDAMEHHKMGSRKYKLVEVL; encoded by the coding sequence ATGGATCGTCGTGATTTTCTTAAGGTTTCTGCGGGTGCCGTTGCTGTGGCTGGTCTTGCAAGTGCAGCAAACGCCGCTAACGCTGCTCCTGCAAAAAACTCCAAGGAGGACAAGGTGTCTACCGTCTATTTTACTAAGGATCTCAGTGCCGCTGGCGTTCTGAAACTTTACGAAAAGGTGAAGCAGAACATCTCTGGCAAGGTGGCCATCAAGCTCCATACCGGCGAACCTAACGGCCCTAACATTATTCCCCGCGAATGGGATGAAGCCTTGCAGAAGGCCATTCCTAACAGCACTATCGTAGAAACCAACACTCTTTACCAGGGCGGACGTTATACTACTGCAGACCACCGCAAGGCTCTCGAAGTCAATGGCTTTACCAAGTTCACCGTGGTGGACATTATGGACGAAGACGGCGAAACTCCCATTCCAGTGAAGGACGGTTACTGGCTCAAGGAATTGCATGTAGGCAAGCACATGCTGAACTACGATTCCATGGTGGTGTTCACCCACTTCAAGGGTCATGCCATGGGCGGCTTCGGCGGCTCCATGAAGAACATTGCCATCGGCTGTGCCGGCGGTCAGATAGGCAAGCGTGAAGTCCACATGAATACTTCCGACGTGAATGCCTCTGCCGATTGGATTATGGGTGCCAAGTTCATGGAACTGATGGGCGACTCCGCCAAGGCCACCTGCGATCATTTCAAGGGCAAGATGTGCTTTATCAATGTGCTGCGCCGTATGTCCGTGGACTGCGACTGCGCTGGTACCAGTGCCGCGGAACCCACCTGCCGTGACATCGGTATCCTTGCGTCTACCGACATTCTGGCTGTGGACCAGGCCAGTATCGACATGGTGTACAAGCTTCCGCCTAAGGAACTGAAGGACCTGAAGGAACGAATTGAGTCCCGCGAAGGTCTGCATCAGCTTGATGCCATGGAACACCATAAGATGGGTTCCCGCAAGTACAAGCTGGTGGAAGTTTTGTAA